The region CCAAACTCCTCTTACAATTCCGTCTCCATGCTCTCCGCTCAAAGATCCGTCAAACTCCTTAACTAAATCAGAAATTTCATCTGAAATCTTAATCATTCTTTCTATTCCGTCCTTAGTTTTTAGGTTGATTGTTGGTCTTATATGCAAACATCCTTCAGATGCATGACCATAATAACCAGCTTCGGTTCCATTATTTCTTACAATCTCATCAAATCTTTTAACATATTCTGGTAACTTTTCTGGAGAAACGGCTGTATCTTCTACAAAGGGAATTGGCTTCTTATCTCCTGGGATATTCATCATAAGTCCTAAGCCAGCTTGTCTCATAGCCCAAACCTGTGATATTTTTGCAGAATCAAAAAGAGTGGTTATCGCGTATGAGAGATTTAGTCGTCTCATTTTATCAGATAGCTTCTTAATTTTACTTCTAACCTCTGTTTCAGTTTCTCCGTTCATTTCAACTACTAAAATATCGGTAGGTTCTCCTTGTAAGAAATCTAAATTTCTTGAAAAACCTAAAGATTGTTTTGCCTGAGTAATTATCATTTTTCCAATATGTTCAACAGCTGCAGGTCCTTCTTCAAGGGTAGCAACAGTTGCTTCCATTGATTCAATTAAATCTTTGAAATGTAAAATTGCTAATCCTACATATTTAGGTAATGGTTCTAGATTTAGCTTCGCTTTTGTTACTGCAGCTAAAGTCCCTTCTGATCCAACCATTATATTAACTAGGTTTAATTTATTAGAATTTGGATGTACCATATCTAGGTTATACCCACCTACTCTTCTATTAACCTTAGAGTATCTAGCATTTATTTCGTTATAATATTTAGATGACATACTCATTACGTCTCTATAGATCTTTCCTTCTAAATTTTCTAATGAGATTTTATCCTCTAATCTCTTACCGGACAATTCCTCAAAATAAGCTTTAGAACTATCTGATAAGATTACTTCCATTTCTCTGACCTGATCAACAGTTTTACCATAAATAACTGAATGTGATCCACATGAATTATTTCCCATTGCACCTCCAACATTTGCTCGAGATTTAGTGGACGGATCAGGTGTGAAATGCAAATTTGTATACTTTAGCTTTTGATTTAAGTTATCAATAGTTATACCTGGTTCTGTGATAACATAATTTTCTTCAGGATTTATTTCTAATACATTGTGCATGTATTTTGAAAAATCTATTACGACGGCTGAATTTACAGTTTGCCCAGATAGACTTGTACCTCCACCTCTTGGCAATATAGCTGTATTATTTCTATTACATATATCAATGATTGCAGAGACATCATCAGCGTTTTTAGGAAGAGTGACTCCAATTGGAGTCATGCTGTAAATAGAGCCATCAGTGGAATACATTTGTTTGTATACTTCGTCAAATTTAACTTCACCCTGTATACTTTTACTGATCTCATTTTCTAAATGAGCATTAATCTCTTTACTAGATTTTTTATTAGCTAGTGTCATTAAAATTAATTAATTAATGGAATCAATGGTATATATTTGTTCTCCACCAGGTGTAGAAACAGTAACTTCATCACCCATCCTTCTGCCAAGTATGGCAGAACCAACTGGTGAAACACTTGATATTTTACCTAGAAGTGGGTTTGCTTCATTTGCTTCTACTAATTGATAATCGTAATTGTTATTATTACTATGATTCTTAACAGAAACTTTAGATCCTATTACGATTCTATCTCCACCTGAAGTACTATCAATTATATTTGCTATCTTAAGAATTGATTCAATCTCAAAAATTTTAGAGTTGACCATTTCAATCTTTTCCCTTGCTGCATCTAGAGGTGCATTTTCTCTAATATCACCATCTGCAGCAGCTCTTCTAACTTCTTCAGCTAATTGAGGTCTCTCGGACTTAAAATCTTTTAGTTGTTTTTCATAGTCCTTATAGCCAGCTTCTGTTAGATTTATTTGTTGCACCTTGCTATCTTCAAGCCTTTTTGTTATTTTGCCTACATTAGATTTTTTCATTCTAAGATGAGAGGCTAAGTTAGAGTTAGTCAATTCAGATGATCTTAGAAAAGTTAGAAATTTTTTGATATGAGCTACTTTTTGGGGGCTAGTATCTGTACTAGATCTTTTAGCAAACTCATCTGAGTAAACTCCAATTTCTGAGGGAGTGATAGTTTCAACAGTCCTATCAGGACCCAGCCACCTAACCATTCTTCCAATTTCTTGCTGTGCTGTATTATTTAATTTTCTTGAGGATGTTTTCACATAGAACTGAAAAGCATCAGACAGGCTATTTACTTCAGAAATGTTTTCAGTTTCCTCTATAATTGACTTAACTTCAGCTTTCTTAGACAATTCAAAACTCCCCAGTAAAATTTCGTATCCTATCATTTTAAATGAATTTTTGATAAAAAGCTTTCTTAAATGAATGTTTTTATGAAGAAACAATTTTTTTATTCAATATTTTTGATAATATTAAATAATTGAAAAATAAAAGATATTATCGAAGAATAAGAAATTTAAGAAAAAATGCCAAAAAGAACTTATCAACCGAAAAATAGAAGAAGAGCTAGGGTGCAT is a window of Dehalococcoidia bacterium DNA encoding:
- a CDS encoding FAD-binding protein, which gives rise to MTLANKKSSKEINAHLENEISKSIQGEVKFDEVYKQMYSTDGSIYSMTPIGVTLPKNADDVSAIIDICNRNNTAILPRGGGTSLSGQTVNSAVVIDFSKYMHNVLEINPEENYVITEPGITIDNLNQKLKYTNLHFTPDPSTKSRANVGGAMGNNSCGSHSVIYGKTVDQVREMEVILSDSSKAYFEELSGKRLEDKISLENLEGKIYRDVMSMSSKYYNEINARYSKVNRRVGGYNLDMVHPNSNKLNLVNIMVGSEGTLAAVTKAKLNLEPLPKYVGLAILHFKDLIESMEATVATLEEGPAAVEHIGKMIITQAKQSLGFSRNLDFLQGEPTDILVVEMNGETETEVRSKIKKLSDKMRRLNLSYAITTLFDSAKISQVWAMRQAGLGLMMNIPGDKKPIPFVEDTAVSPEKLPEYVKRFDEIVRNNGTEAGYYGHASEGCLHIRPTINLKTKDGIERMIKISDEISDLVKEFDGSLSGEHGDGIVRGVWSEKMYGPKIIDSFRELKGAFDPTKIMNPGKIFDTPKMGDNLRYGTAYKLKKIDTLLDFSVEGGFEGAIEKCIGVGACRKLNAGAMCPSYMATREEVHSTRGRANALRGVLSGSLQEDFLTDKKMLEVLDLCIECKSCKSECPANVDMAKIKYEFLNNYYKKNKVPLRSKLVGGVPKLYKLISGPQAFLYNFANKMPFSKIITEKIIGIDRKRNMPKISSYTFESWFKKRKQNTTGSRGKILFFHDTHINFXHPHVGKAAVKVLESAGYEVEITNRKCCGRTLISKGLLDEAKKYADFNTNLLSSYVEKNIKIVGIEASCVSALQDELPDLADMRDKAQKISDNTFTIQDLIMQIQDDGKQQIKWNKVDKDLLLFVHCHERALNGTTNSLSSLNLPEKFNAKLIDAGCCGMAGSFGMEKEHYEISKTMANDRLLPTIENSNEKEEIIVTGISCHDQIKDLSTKNPKYLVEVLAEAILD
- a CDS encoding transcription elongation factor GreA → MSKKAEVKSIIEETENISEVNSLSDAFQFYVKTSSRKLNNTAQQEIGRMVRWLGPDRTVETITPSEIGVYSDEFAKRSSTDTSPQKVAHIKKFLTFLRSSELTNSNLASHLRMKKSNVGKITKRLEDSKVQQINLTEAGYKDYEKQLKDFKSERPQLAEEVRRAAADGDIRENAPLDAAREKIEMVNSKIFEIESILKIANIIDSTSGGDRIVIGSKVSVKNHSNNNNYDYQLVEANEANPLLGKISSVSPVGSAILGRRMGDEVTVSTPGGEQIYTIDSIN